From a region of the Streptacidiphilus albus JL83 genome:
- a CDS encoding SDR family NAD(P)-dependent oxidoreductase, producing MRITTPFDERSTAAEVVAGVDLTGRRAVVTGGSSGIGVETARALAAAGAEVTLAVRDPEAGRRSAEDLRSSTGSKQVLVAPLDLADQRSVRAFVAAWEGPLHLLVNNAGVMRTPEQRTPEGWELQFATNHLGHFALAAGLHPALAAAGHARVVSLSSVAHLQAPVDFDDIHFRRRAYDPGTAYAQSKTATALFAVEAQRRWAGHGITVNAVHPGAILSNLTRHMDQEALDATIATGGYVFKTPEQGAATSVLAATWPQLDGVGGRYFEDCNQAHAHVDGTPGGVAAHALDPEAADRLWQASLDSLAGTV from the coding sequence ATGCGCATCACCACACCGTTCGACGAGCGGTCGACCGCTGCCGAGGTGGTGGCCGGCGTCGACCTGACCGGTCGGCGGGCCGTCGTCACCGGTGGCTCGTCGGGCATCGGCGTCGAGACCGCCCGGGCCCTGGCCGCGGCCGGCGCCGAGGTGACCTTGGCGGTGCGGGATCCTGAGGCCGGTCGGCGCAGCGCCGAGGACCTCCGGTCGAGCACCGGCAGCAAGCAGGTCCTGGTCGCCCCGCTCGACCTGGCCGACCAGCGGTCGGTCCGCGCCTTCGTCGCCGCGTGGGAGGGGCCGCTGCACCTCCTGGTCAACAACGCCGGGGTGATGCGGACACCCGAACAGCGCACACCCGAGGGTTGGGAGCTGCAGTTCGCGACCAACCATCTGGGCCACTTCGCACTCGCCGCCGGGCTGCACCCGGCGCTGGCGGCGGCAGGTCACGCCCGGGTGGTGTCGCTCAGCTCCGTCGCCCACCTGCAGGCCCCGGTGGACTTCGACGACATCCACTTCCGGCGGCGGGCCTACGATCCCGGCACCGCCTACGCCCAGTCCAAGACGGCCACCGCACTCTTCGCCGTCGAGGCCCAGCGTCGCTGGGCCGGCCACGGCATCACCGTCAACGCGGTTCATCCGGGGGCGATCCTGTCGAACCTGACGCGGCACATGGACCAGGAGGCACTCGACGCCACGATCGCCACCGGCGGCTACGTGTTCAAGACGCCCGAGCAGGGCGCCGCCACCTCCGTGCTCGCGGCGACCTGGCCGCAGCTCGACGGCGTGGGCGGCCGGTACTTCGAGGACTGCAACCAGGCCCACGCCCACGTGGACGGCACGCCCGGCGGGGTGGCGGCCCATGCCCTGGACCCGGAGGCCGCCGACCGGCTCTGGCAGGCATCCCTGGATTCACTGGCCGGGACCGTGTAG
- a CDS encoding GNAT family N-acetyltransferase, translating into MLLETARLTLRRFRADDAPAFATYRSDPEVARYQGWTAPVSVESATALVREFAGGDPGQPGWFQYAVELKDGGCLVGDVGVKLHENRMQAELGITLAPERQGRGYAAEAVNAVLQDLFERRGLHRVSAECDARNQDSARLLERVGFQNEGRRPANTWIKGEWTDDLLFGLLTDRWSQLAAPEPSVSAPGRPRGEAGPTGRRAGQRLRALHGPGQ; encoded by the coding sequence ATGCTTCTGGAGACAGCCCGACTCACTCTGCGGCGCTTCCGGGCGGACGACGCCCCTGCGTTCGCCACCTATCGCTCGGACCCGGAGGTCGCCCGCTACCAGGGGTGGACGGCGCCGGTGTCGGTGGAGTCCGCCACCGCTCTCGTCCGGGAGTTCGCCGGTGGCGACCCAGGGCAGCCCGGGTGGTTCCAGTACGCGGTCGAGCTCAAGGACGGCGGCTGCCTGGTAGGTGATGTGGGAGTGAAACTGCACGAGAACCGGATGCAGGCCGAGTTGGGGATCACGCTGGCTCCGGAGCGACAGGGGCGCGGATATGCCGCCGAGGCGGTGAACGCCGTACTTCAGGACCTGTTCGAGCGGCGCGGCCTGCACCGAGTGTCTGCGGAGTGCGACGCCCGCAACCAGGACTCCGCACGGCTCCTGGAACGGGTTGGATTCCAGAACGAGGGGCGACGCCCCGCGAACACCTGGATCAAGGGCGAGTGGACCGACGACCTGCTCTTCGGGCTGCTCACCGACCGCTGGAGCCAACTGGCCGCCCCGGAACCGTCGGTGAGCGCACCCGGCCGACCCCGGGGGGAGGCCGGGCCGACCGGGCGCCGAGCCGGTCAACGGCTCCGCGCGCTACACGGTCCCGGCCAGTGA
- a CDS encoding PadR family transcriptional regulator produces MSLRHAVLGLLVDQPASGYDLMKRFNTSLANVWPATQSQVYGELARLADGGLIDVAAEGPRGRKEYTLTDAGLAELRRWLIEDKPEPRRSSALLRVFFMGVLDAEQAADYLAKAAEQAAADHAALRQLQDSLDWTEQGPLTTNGRLALEYGLRLYAMQEEWAQWASSQITSAAE; encoded by the coding sequence ATGAGCCTTCGCCACGCAGTCCTCGGCCTCCTCGTCGACCAGCCCGCCAGCGGCTACGACCTGATGAAGCGCTTCAACACGTCGCTGGCCAACGTCTGGCCGGCGACCCAGAGCCAGGTCTACGGGGAACTCGCCCGCCTCGCCGACGGCGGCCTGATCGACGTCGCCGCAGAGGGACCGCGCGGACGCAAGGAGTACACCCTCACCGATGCGGGCCTGGCCGAGCTGCGACGCTGGCTGATCGAGGACAAGCCGGAGCCGCGGCGCAGCAGCGCCCTGCTGCGTGTCTTCTTCATGGGGGTGCTCGACGCGGAACAGGCCGCGGACTACCTGGCCAAGGCAGCCGAGCAGGCCGCGGCGGACCACGCCGCGCTACGGCAGCTGCAGGACTCCCTCGACTGGACCGAGCAGGGCCCGCTGACCACCAACGGCCGACTGGCGCTCGAATACGGCCTGCGCCTCTATGCGATGCAGGAGGAGTGGGCGCAGTGGGCCAGCAGCCAGATCACCTCCGCCGCGGAATGA
- a CDS encoding carotenoid oxygenase family protein, producing the protein MTTTAPHLLGNFAPVPDELTVTELSVTGSVPPELTGWYLRNGPNPREAASAHWFLGDGMVHGVRLEGGRAAAYRNRWVRTASFTRGARPYDEHGNHDLTAGVANTHVVRHAGRTLALVESSHPYELDCRPGHELDTIGAYDFNGRLHTPMTAHPKTCPTTGELHFFGYGGLTAPYLTYHRADAAGELTVSRPIDIPAHTMMHDFQLTSAHVVFMDLPVVFDLAKARAGAPGMPYTWTPDHGARLGVLRRDDPHGAVRWFEIQPCYVFHTLGAHEEAAGQRLVLHVIRWDRLGDGVDVNGHGSLWRWTIDLAAGSVREEQLDDRSTEFPRIDDRLTGLPHRHGHTSTAKGPDGGAIHRYDLRAGTVTSHLFGSGRTPGEASFVPADDTPGGPGWLMAYVHDAATDRSDLVILDADRLADPPVASVHLPRRVPSGFHGNWLPDA; encoded by the coding sequence ATGACCACCACCGCCCCGCACCTACTGGGCAACTTCGCCCCCGTACCCGACGAGCTCACCGTCACCGAGTTGTCCGTCACCGGTTCCGTACCGCCCGAGCTGACCGGCTGGTACCTGCGCAACGGACCCAATCCGCGCGAAGCGGCCTCCGCACACTGGTTCCTGGGCGACGGCATGGTCCACGGCGTGCGACTGGAAGGCGGCAGGGCCGCGGCCTACCGCAACCGCTGGGTTCGAACCGCCAGCTTCACCCGCGGCGCCCGCCCCTACGACGAGCACGGCAACCACGACCTGACCGCCGGCGTCGCCAACACCCACGTCGTGCGGCACGCGGGGCGCACCCTGGCCCTGGTCGAGTCCTCCCATCCCTACGAGCTGGACTGCCGACCCGGGCACGAACTCGACACCATCGGCGCCTACGACTTCAACGGACGCCTGCACACCCCGATGACCGCCCACCCCAAGACCTGCCCCACCACGGGCGAACTGCACTTCTTCGGCTACGGCGGCCTGACCGCCCCCTATCTGACCTACCACCGAGCGGACGCGGCAGGGGAACTGACGGTCAGTCGCCCCATCGACATACCCGCGCACACGATGATGCACGACTTCCAACTCACCTCCGCGCACGTGGTCTTCATGGACCTTCCGGTCGTCTTCGACCTGGCCAAGGCCAGGGCCGGCGCTCCCGGCATGCCCTACACCTGGACCCCCGACCACGGCGCCCGGCTCGGCGTCCTGCGCCGCGACGATCCCCACGGCGCCGTGCGCTGGTTCGAGATCCAGCCCTGCTACGTCTTCCACACCCTGGGCGCCCACGAGGAGGCGGCCGGGCAACGACTGGTCCTGCACGTCATCCGCTGGGACAGACTGGGCGACGGCGTGGACGTCAACGGCCACGGGTCACTGTGGCGCTGGACCATCGACCTGGCAGCAGGGAGCGTCCGCGAGGAGCAACTGGACGACCGGAGCACCGAGTTCCCCCGGATCGACGACCGCCTCACCGGCCTTCCCCACCGCCACGGCCACACCAGCACCGCGAAGGGCCCCGACGGCGGCGCCATCCACCGCTACGACCTTCGCGCCGGCACTGTCACCAGCCACCTCTTCGGCTCGGGCCGCACCCCGGGCGAGGCCTCGTTCGTCCCGGCCGACGACACGCCGGGAGGCCCCGGCTGGCTGATGGCGTACGTCCACGACGCCGCCACCGATCGCAGCGATCTGGTCATCCTGGACGCCGACCGCCTTGCCGACCCTCCGGTCGCCAGCGTTCACCTGCCCCGACGCGTTCCCTCCGGCTTCCACGGCAACTGGCTCCCCGACGCCTAG
- a CDS encoding PP2C family protein-serine/threonine phosphatase, giving the protein MAGASDTLVGLPPILLSRRVRGFLAAAYLLLGAAIGADLATGPGSTFSPVLAAVPVLASIGTRRARVPILAGLLALIGVIVLALENGGVPLAVHVTSAVTVLAITCTSAAAVVLVASRERELAQVRGVSEAAQRALLRPVPERLGPLRIAVRYLAAEAEARIGGDLYEVLPTPYGIRLILGDVRGKGLPAVETAADVLGVFRDAARSEPELAAVAGRIDAALARRPESEEFVTAVLFGLPEREGPAWMVNCGHPDPFLCHDGGVHPVEPLLRLPPLAMSAMVGAAYQERRFDFTVGDTLLLYTDGISEARDAAGVFYPLAERLRRIGGLEPGPLLDRLLADVRAYVPDGMNDDAAVLAVRREGLPGSGGRALGNGGGPRAQG; this is encoded by the coding sequence GTGGCAGGCGCGTCCGACACACTGGTGGGGCTGCCGCCGATCCTGCTGTCCCGTCGGGTACGCGGGTTCCTCGCCGCCGCCTACCTGCTGCTCGGCGCCGCCATCGGCGCCGACCTGGCCACCGGACCCGGCTCGACCTTCTCGCCGGTACTGGCCGCAGTACCGGTACTGGCCAGTATCGGTACCCGCAGGGCACGGGTGCCGATACTCGCCGGGCTGCTGGCGCTGATCGGCGTGATCGTGCTGGCCCTGGAGAACGGGGGAGTGCCACTGGCGGTGCACGTCACCTCTGCGGTCACGGTGCTCGCCATCACCTGCACCAGCGCCGCCGCCGTCGTGCTGGTGGCCTCCCGGGAGCGGGAACTGGCGCAGGTGCGCGGGGTCTCGGAGGCGGCGCAGCGGGCGCTGCTGCGGCCGGTCCCGGAGCGCCTCGGGCCGCTGCGGATCGCGGTGCGCTACCTCGCCGCCGAGGCCGAGGCCCGGATCGGCGGCGACCTTTACGAGGTGCTCCCCACGCCGTACGGCATCCGGCTGATCCTCGGCGACGTGCGCGGCAAGGGACTGCCCGCGGTGGAGACGGCGGCGGACGTGCTGGGGGTGTTCCGGGACGCCGCCCGCTCCGAGCCGGAGCTGGCCGCGGTCGCCGGACGCATCGACGCTGCGCTGGCCCGCCGCCCCGAGAGCGAGGAGTTCGTCACGGCGGTCCTGTTCGGCCTGCCGGAGCGGGAGGGCCCGGCGTGGATGGTCAACTGTGGCCATCCCGACCCCTTCCTGTGCCACGACGGCGGCGTGCACCCGGTGGAACCGCTGCTGCGGCTGCCACCGCTGGCCATGAGCGCCATGGTCGGTGCGGCCTACCAGGAACGCCGCTTCGACTTCACCGTGGGCGACACCCTGCTGCTGTACACCGACGGCATCTCGGAGGCCAGGGACGCGGCCGGGGTGTTCTATCCGCTGGCGGAACGGCTGCGGCGGATCGGCGGGTTGGAGCCGGGCCCGCTGCTGGACCGGCTGCTCGCGGACGTCCGGGCGTACGTCCCGGACGGCATGAACGACGACGCCGCGGTGCTGGCGGTGCGCCGGGAGGGTCTGCCCGGGAGCGGCGGGCGGGCCCTCGGCAACGGCGGCGGCCCTCGCGCGCAAGGGTAG
- a CDS encoding SRPBCC family protein, which produces MAFFEITRSVPVGVRECWLRVTDWPRHSALVPLTTVAAVGGGATALGSVVTARTAVGPLGFDDPMEVVVWQPPTAQAPGRLRLEKRGSVVLGWAEIEVRADGAGSLLRWREEIRLRGVPAPLNAVLAGGGRRIFGRVVDGLLRG; this is translated from the coding sequence ATGGCGTTCTTCGAGATCACCCGTTCCGTCCCGGTCGGCGTCCGGGAGTGCTGGCTGCGGGTGACCGACTGGCCGCGCCACTCCGCCCTGGTGCCGCTGACCACGGTCGCGGCGGTCGGCGGCGGCGCGACCGCACTCGGCAGCGTGGTGACGGCCCGGACCGCGGTCGGCCCGCTGGGCTTCGACGACCCGATGGAGGTCGTGGTCTGGCAGCCGCCCACGGCGCAGGCCCCCGGGCGGCTGCGACTGGAGAAGCGCGGGTCGGTGGTGCTCGGCTGGGCCGAGATCGAGGTGCGCGCCGACGGCGCCGGGAGCCTGTTGCGGTGGCGCGAGGAGATCCGGTTGCGCGGCGTTCCGGCGCCGCTGAACGCCGTGCTGGCGGGCGGCGGCCGCAGGATCTTCGGCCGGGTCGTGGACGGCCTGCTGCGCGGCTGA
- a CDS encoding helix-turn-helix domain-containing protein, with product MSTPAPNEAHVIPLRPRVRPPGSGAAPRTPQRPTGTPQTPQAPAAREPLWRHLVGDVLRRERLAQERTLKDVAEAARISMPYLSEVERGRKEASSEVLAAAAHALGLGLGDLLSLTQDELARHPRNRVAGRDRTAPTARYDGLCLAS from the coding sequence GTGAGCACTCCTGCGCCGAACGAAGCCCACGTCATCCCGCTGCGCCCGCGGGTCCGCCCGCCCGGTTCCGGTGCGGCGCCCCGTACCCCGCAACGACCGACGGGAACGCCTCAGACCCCCCAGGCCCCCGCCGCGAGGGAGCCACTGTGGCGCCACCTGGTCGGCGACGTGCTGCGACGCGAGCGACTCGCCCAGGAGCGCACGCTGAAGGACGTCGCCGAGGCGGCGCGGATCTCCATGCCGTACCTGTCGGAGGTGGAGCGCGGACGCAAGGAGGCCTCCTCCGAGGTACTCGCGGCCGCCGCCCACGCCCTCGGGCTCGGCCTCGGCGACCTGCTCTCGCTCACCCAGGACGAGCTGGCCCGGCACCCCCGCAACCGGGTGGCCGGCCGGGACCGCACGGCGCCTACGGCGCGGTACGACGGCCTGTGCCTCGCCTCCTGA
- a CDS encoding ClpP family protease produces MGSYTVPYVIERTAQGERSYDVFSRLLNERIIFLGTEIDDGVANVVIAQLLHLESANPEQEISIYLNSPGGSFTSLMAIYDTMTFVQAPISTFCVGQAASTAAVLLAGGDPGRRFVLEHARVLLGQPASNGQQGTVSDLSLAAKEMARIRSQVEEVLSRHTHHDAATLRADMDRDKVLTAEEAVAYGVADEVLHRRLAFG; encoded by the coding sequence GTGGGGTCGTACACGGTTCCCTACGTCATCGAGCGGACCGCGCAGGGCGAGCGCTCCTACGACGTCTTCAGCCGGCTGCTGAACGAGCGGATCATCTTCCTCGGCACGGAGATCGACGACGGGGTCGCCAACGTGGTCATCGCGCAGCTCCTGCACCTGGAGTCGGCCAATCCCGAGCAGGAGATCTCCATCTATCTCAACTCGCCTGGCGGGTCGTTCACTTCGCTGATGGCGATCTACGACACGATGACGTTCGTTCAGGCGCCGATCTCCACGTTCTGCGTCGGTCAGGCGGCGTCGACGGCGGCGGTGCTGCTGGCCGGCGGAGATCCCGGGCGACGGTTCGTGCTGGAGCACGCGCGGGTGCTGCTCGGCCAGCCGGCCAGCAACGGCCAACAGGGGACGGTCTCCGACCTCAGCCTCGCCGCCAAGGAGATGGCCCGCATCCGCTCGCAGGTGGAGGAGGTCCTGTCCCGGCACACGCACCACGACGCGGCGACGCTGCGCGCGGACATGGACCGGGACAAGGTGCTCACCGCCGAGGAGGCCGTCGCCTACGGGGTCGCCGACGAGGTGCTGCACCGACGGCTCGCGTTCGGCTGA
- a CDS encoding ClpP family protease, producing MTPLTTLQPRAEEGDTQHGRFDDHLAAQLLAQRIVLLGTQVDEVSANRVCAQLLLLSAEDPRTDISLYINSPGGSVTAGLAIFDTMRLVPNDVSTLVMGVAASMGQFLLTVGASGKRFAMPNARVMMHQPSAGIGGTAADIEIQAENLQFTKQAIEKITAEHTGQSEETIRRDGDRDRWFTAEQAREYGMVDQVVESLASIRPATSRPRMGL from the coding sequence ATGACTCCACTGACCACCCTCCAGCCCCGCGCGGAGGAGGGCGACACCCAGCACGGCCGCTTCGACGACCACCTCGCGGCCCAGCTGCTCGCCCAGCGCATCGTCCTCCTCGGCACCCAGGTCGACGAGGTGTCGGCCAACCGGGTGTGCGCGCAGTTGCTGCTGCTGTCTGCGGAGGACCCGCGCACCGACATCAGCCTGTACATCAACAGCCCCGGCGGGTCGGTCACCGCAGGTCTCGCCATCTTCGACACCATGCGGCTCGTCCCGAACGACGTCTCGACGCTGGTGATGGGGGTCGCCGCCAGCATGGGCCAGTTCCTGCTCACCGTCGGGGCCTCCGGCAAGCGGTTCGCGATGCCGAACGCGCGGGTCATGATGCACCAGCCCTCCGCGGGCATCGGCGGCACCGCTGCGGACATCGAGATTCAGGCGGAGAACCTCCAGTTCACCAAGCAGGCCATCGAGAAGATCACCGCCGAGCACACCGGGCAGAGCGAGGAGACGATCAGGCGGGACGGCGACCGGGACCGCTGGTTCACGGCCGAGCAGGCCAGGGAGTACGGGATGGTGGACCAGGTGGTGGAGTCGCTCGCCAGCATCCGCCCGGCCACCTCCCGCCCGCGGATGGGGTTGTGA
- a CDS encoding nitroreductase family deazaflavin-dependent oxidoreductase, with translation MPLSGEYQPSPDQFVSDQVALYEASGGTEGTTLEGVPVIVLTSLGARSRKIRKTPLMRVEHEGTYAVVASQGGAPKHPTWYHNLVAHPQVELQDGAVRQDMTAREIKGAERELWWARAVEVWPDYAEYRKSTDRVIPVFVLEQTPGATG, from the coding sequence ATGCCCCTCAGCGGTGAGTACCAGCCGAGCCCGGACCAGTTCGTGAGCGACCAGGTCGCGCTGTACGAGGCTTCCGGGGGCACCGAGGGCACGACCCTGGAGGGCGTGCCCGTCATCGTGCTGACCAGCCTCGGGGCCAGGAGCAGGAAGATCCGTAAGACCCCGCTGATGCGGGTGGAGCACGAGGGCACGTACGCGGTGGTGGCCTCGCAGGGCGGCGCGCCCAAGCACCCCACCTGGTACCACAACCTGGTCGCGCACCCGCAGGTCGAGCTCCAGGACGGGGCAGTGCGGCAGGACATGACGGCCCGTGAGATCAAGGGTGCGGAGCGGGAGCTGTGGTGGGCCCGCGCGGTCGAGGTCTGGCCGGACTACGCCGAGTACCGGAAGAGCACGGACCGGGTGATCCCCGTCTTCGTACTGGAGCAGACGCCCGGCGCGACCGGCTGA
- a CDS encoding AAA family ATPase has product MTRRMGTVVLMCGLPGAGKTTYAMELVRRGYARISIDEVVWQRLGQRDAGLVLEEAEFDRLKEEVRREQRQELVELMLAGRDVVVDYSFWSRAARDDYKALVERHGCRWELVHLTADRTTLERRLRARSAMAGANCVTVDEQLFLRYLTGFEVPEGEGEQVVEQPSA; this is encoded by the coding sequence GTGACGCGGCGAATGGGCACAGTGGTGCTGATGTGCGGACTCCCGGGGGCGGGCAAGACCACCTACGCGATGGAGCTGGTACGGCGCGGCTACGCCCGGATCTCCATCGACGAGGTGGTCTGGCAACGGCTCGGGCAGCGCGACGCCGGCCTGGTCCTGGAGGAGGCGGAGTTCGACCGGCTCAAGGAGGAGGTCCGCCGCGAGCAGCGGCAGGAACTGGTCGAGCTGATGCTGGCCGGGCGCGACGTGGTGGTGGACTACAGCTTCTGGAGCCGTGCCGCCCGCGACGACTACAAGGCCCTGGTCGAGCGCCACGGCTGCCGGTGGGAACTGGTCCACCTCACGGCCGACCGGACCACGCTGGAGCGCCGCCTCCGGGCCCGGAGCGCCATGGCGGGCGCCAACTGCGTCACCGTGGACGAGCAGCTGTTCCTCCGCTACCTGACCGGATTCGAGGTGCCCGAGGGCGAGGGCGAGCAGGTCGTCGAACAGCCGTCGGCCTGA
- a CDS encoding nitroreductase family deazaflavin-dependent oxidoreductase produces MPLSGEYQPSPEQWVRDQVALYEGSGGTEGTTMRGVPVVVLTSLGAKSGKIRKNPLMRVEHEGAYAVVASQGGAPKHPTWYHNLVAHPQVELQDGTVRQDMTAREAEGAERELWWGRAVEVWPDYAEYQKKTDRVIPVFVLEPTSGANG; encoded by the coding sequence ATGCCTCTCAGTGGTGAGTACCAGCCGAGCCCGGAACAGTGGGTGCGCGACCAGGTCGCCCTGTACGAGGGCTCCGGGGGCACCGAGGGAACGACCATGCGGGGCGTGCCCGTCGTCGTCCTCACCAGCCTCGGGGCGAAGAGCGGCAAGATCCGCAAGAACCCGCTGATGCGGGTGGAGCACGAGGGTGCGTACGCGGTGGTGGCCTCGCAGGGCGGCGCGCCCAAGCACCCCACCTGGTACCACAACCTGGTCGCGCACCCGCAGGTCGAGCTCCAGGACGGGACCGTGCGGCAGGACATGACGGCCCGTGAGGCCGAGGGTGCGGAGCGGGAGCTGTGGTGGGGCCGCGCGGTCGAGGTCTGGCCGGACTACGCCGAGTACCAGAAGAAGACGGACCGGGTGATCCCCGTCTTCGTGCTGGAGCCGACGTCCGGCGCGAACGGCTGA
- the ligD gene encoding non-homologous end-joining DNA ligase, with protein MSSSEAFVTVAGRRVRVSSPEKVCYPAVGVTKLDLAEYYLAVADGLMRSLAERPMALHRFPGGLDGGSSFYTKHAPKGLPDWVETAEVTFPSGRTGREVCVTEPATALWAVQMNALELHPWPVRRADPDHPDELRLDLDPQPGTGFAEAVEAATEARALFTELGMAPFVKTSGGRGLHLLVRIEPRWSFVDARRAVIALARELERRRPELFTTSWWKEERGERIFTDFNQMARDRMLAAAYSTRATPDARVSMPVRWTELPDVVPEDFTVRTVPALFAAHGDAHRDLDGSPATLDALLEMAERDQHDRGLGDLPYPPEFPKMPGEPKRVQPSKARRPAED; from the coding sequence ATGAGCAGCAGTGAGGCGTTCGTCACGGTCGCCGGGCGTCGCGTACGCGTCTCCTCGCCGGAGAAGGTCTGCTATCCGGCGGTCGGGGTCACCAAGCTGGACCTCGCCGAGTACTACCTCGCTGTCGCCGACGGGCTGATGCGCTCGCTCGCCGAACGCCCGATGGCGCTGCACCGGTTCCCGGGCGGGCTCGACGGCGGCAGCTCCTTCTACACGAAGCACGCGCCCAAGGGCCTTCCCGACTGGGTGGAGACGGCGGAGGTGACCTTCCCGAGCGGGCGCACCGGCCGCGAGGTGTGCGTGACCGAGCCGGCGACCGCGCTGTGGGCGGTGCAGATGAACGCCCTGGAACTGCACCCGTGGCCGGTGCGCCGTGCCGACCCCGACCACCCCGACGAGCTGCGGCTGGACCTCGATCCGCAGCCCGGCACCGGCTTCGCCGAGGCGGTCGAGGCCGCCACCGAGGCCCGGGCGCTGTTCACCGAGCTCGGCATGGCGCCGTTCGTGAAGACCTCCGGCGGACGCGGCCTGCACCTGCTGGTGCGGATCGAGCCGCGCTGGTCCTTCGTCGACGCCCGGCGGGCGGTCATCGCGCTCGCGCGCGAGCTGGAACGCCGCCGCCCGGAGCTGTTCACCACCTCCTGGTGGAAGGAGGAGCGCGGCGAGCGGATCTTCACCGACTTCAACCAGATGGCCCGGGACCGGATGCTCGCCGCCGCCTACTCCACCCGCGCCACCCCGGACGCCCGGGTCTCGATGCCCGTGCGCTGGACGGAGCTCCCGGACGTCGTCCCGGAGGACTTCACCGTGCGCACCGTCCCCGCGCTGTTCGCCGCGCACGGCGACGCGCACCGGGACCTCGACGGGTCGCCCGCCACCCTGGACGCGCTGTTGGAGATGGCCGAGCGGGACCAGCACGACCGAGGGCTCGGCGACCTGCCGTACCCGCCGGAATTCCCGAAGATGCCCGGCGAGCCCAAGCGCGTCCAGCCGTCCAAGGCCCGCCGCCCGGCGGAGGACTGA
- a CDS encoding ATP-dependent DNA ligase: MALPVTPPIEPMLAKSAAAVPTGGYLYEPKWDGFRCLVFRDGDDIELGSRGGKSLARYFPELIAALAEALPPRCVLDGEIVVVNGSRLDFDRLSDRIHPAESRVRLLAEQTPATFVAFDLLALADEDLMGRPLSQRHELLARLFAPHPQVRVSRATQDADLARTWFEAFEGAGLDGVVAKRLDGAYRPGERAMVKVKHERTADVVVAGYRLHKSGPVVGSLMLGLYLDGDVLNYVGGASAFTMARRAELVEELAPLVLPEGEDHPWTGEDDGGHRRPGVLNRWNAGKDRSFVALRPERVCEVRYDQLQADRFRHSARFLRWRPDRQPESCGYDQLDVPAAYDLADVLGPSAA, translated from the coding sequence ATGGCATTGCCGGTCACGCCCCCGATCGAGCCCATGCTCGCCAAGTCCGCAGCGGCCGTGCCGACCGGCGGCTACCTGTACGAACCCAAGTGGGACGGCTTCCGCTGCCTGGTCTTCCGCGACGGTGACGACATCGAGCTGGGCAGCCGCGGCGGCAAGTCGCTCGCCCGCTACTTCCCGGAGCTGATCGCCGCCCTGGCCGAGGCGCTGCCGCCGCGGTGCGTGCTGGACGGGGAGATCGTGGTGGTCAACGGCAGCCGACTCGACTTCGACCGGCTCAGCGACCGGATCCATCCGGCCGAGTCGCGGGTCCGGCTGCTGGCCGAGCAGACGCCGGCGACGTTCGTCGCCTTCGACCTGCTGGCGCTCGCCGACGAGGACCTGATGGGTCGCCCGCTGTCCCAGCGGCACGAGCTGCTGGCTCGGCTGTTCGCACCGCACCCCCAGGTGCGGGTCTCCCGGGCCACCCAGGACGCCGACCTCGCCCGGACCTGGTTCGAGGCCTTCGAGGGCGCCGGACTGGACGGCGTGGTCGCCAAGCGGCTGGACGGCGCGTACCGGCCCGGCGAACGCGCCATGGTGAAGGTCAAGCACGAGCGCACGGCCGACGTGGTGGTGGCCGGGTACCGGCTGCACAAGAGCGGCCCGGTCGTCGGCTCGCTCATGCTCGGCCTGTACCTCGACGGGGACGTCCTCAACTACGTGGGCGGCGCGAGCGCGTTCACCATGGCCCGGCGCGCCGAACTGGTCGAGGAACTCGCACCGCTGGTGCTGCCCGAGGGGGAGGACCATCCCTGGACCGGCGAGGACGACGGCGGGCACCGGCGCCCGGGCGTGCTCAACCGGTGGAACGCGGGCAAGGACCGCTCCTTCGTGGCGCTGCGCCCGGAGCGGGTGTGCGAGGTGCGGTACGACCAGCTGCAGGCGGACCGGTTCCGGCACAGCGCGCGCTTCCTGCGCTGGCGGCCCGACCGGCAGCCCGAGTCCTGCGGATACGACCAGCTGGACGTGCCCGCCGCCTACGATCTCGCCGACGTGCTCGGTCCGTCGGCGGCGTAG